One Triticum dicoccoides isolate Atlit2015 ecotype Zavitan chromosome 3B, WEW_v2.0, whole genome shotgun sequence genomic window, cggtactaccgctctgagagcggtactaccgctgtggagttccggcggtactaccgctgtggatgcggtactaccgctagggcaaagcagagcatagtaaggggaaaacagcagctccagagatgcggaaggaaagacgacgggtgtgataatgatgtgtatgtgtgattccacccaagtcttaccaaaacggatgccctcttgatagtacggtgactcctacgaaactagtccaccaacaacgaaacgaaggagctacaccgtcttgaattacaacaccgaggggaggaaatcgtctcgtgccaatggatgaatctctgaaagaactaacgcacacgattagtccgcaagcattgtcatcaatcaccaaaacatattgggaataaatatgcccttacagactTGTTCTCTCGACGACATGAAGATTGGCAAAAGAGTCGCAAAGTCAGCTAGCGTTGATTCTCAAGGCAAAGTATCATCATGATACATCCATTTGGAGAGCCAAGCCGAACAAACCTAAATCTGCCTTTTGGTCTGCAATTCTAAAGGTAAAGCCTCTCCTAATCTCAAACACAATTTgccaaattgttgattgtgctAGTTCTATTTGGAGTTCGCGTTGGTTTTTCGGATGGGAAACTATTTATGATCATCTTATCATTCAACAACAATCTTTTTCTTACCCTGCTCAAGTTAAAGATCTTTGGATACCGGGTCAAAAGAATTGGAATGCAAACTTGATTAATTTCTTTTCACTCCTGAATTAGCTAATACCATTCTACAAACTCCTATTATTAATGCAAATGGTAAGAATATGTTGGTTTGGAAACTAACTCCTGCAGGTGAATTCTCTTCCAAAAGTGCTTACAAGCATTGCTTCAACAATCTTCAGCTTCCACCAAGGCAAAGGCCCAAAATTGTTCCTATGCAGGTCATCTCCCTTCTTAATCAGGTGTGGGAGGATAAGCAAATGGCACCAAGAGTTCAGACATTCGCTTGAAGGCTTCTTAGGAAAGCACTTCCTACGGGTAAGAGGGCAGGTAGGTACTCCAAACATATCATTGGAAACCGCTCTAGATGTGGACAATTAGAAGATGAAATGCATATGTTGTTTCTCTGCCCTTTTTCTAAAGCTGCATGGTTTTGCTATCGTTGGTTTATTAAAACGGAATCTCTGGCTGAAAATTATCATTCTATTCCTGATATGGTTCGTGATTTGATTACATCTCAACATCCATAAATAAACTTGACTACTCTCTATACTTTTCTATGGTGTCTTTGGAAAGCTCGGAACGACTGTCTATTTTGCAGCAAATTATGCAAGCCTTCCCAGGTGTATGCTGCAACAAATGCAATAATCGAAGCAACCAATTTAGAAGATAAGAACTTCGCTCGGCAACAAGAAAGCGATAAAGCTCAGGAGCAGTTGCAGGCTTCTTCAACAGCCACACATACACATGACTGTAATAACCTTGCAGGGAATGTCATCTTTTGCGATGCAGCTTGAGAGAGACGCACAGATTCACAGCTAGGTCATGCTGGCTTAGGAGTAATCATCACCATGCAAGACAATTGGCACCTCCAACAACTACACGTCTCTGCGCTTTCGCCTCCAGTTTCATCACCCCTCCAGGCTGAGACTTATGGGCTGCTCCTAACTACAAAGTTAGCAGATCTTCTGCAGGTTCAGAACCCTCACTTTTGCACCGACAACTCGGTGTTAGTTTCGGCGGCAAGGTCATCAATGGTATTTGTTGCTCCAGTATGTTGGGAGAATAGACCTCTCCTTGCAGAGATCCAAGCCTCTCCCTCTTTTAATCGTAACAAGATCACTCACATCAACAGAAGCAACAATGTAAAAGTTGATCATCAAGCTCAATTAGCTTTGTGGATTCAGACAAGGTCCTTAGCTGTTCGTTGCTTATGTACACAAACAGATTAAGGTCAATGTCCTGGCAAGGGCATAGTTTCTGGTTCTAGCATGAGTCCTTTCATGCTTCTTTCTGTAAAATGCACCTGATCATCAATAAAGTTTTTTTGTGTTTAAGAAAAAATTGATGCACTCATCATTAATCTGGAAGCAACCTTGGTCCAAAAATGAGCGCTCCACCGTGCCCGGCTTTTCGACGTATATAAAttatatggattggatctaagaaggcGATGTGAGACTATTTACCAACGTAATTGATCTACATTTAACCGGCAACGCGGTGCTAGGACGAACGGATGGAACTATGTACTCCAAAACTAATAAccgaacaaaaaaaatctaatcgcGGAACGAAACCAAAAATGTCACATTGCTGTAGGGGTATATAGATTCGAAATGAAAACACAAAAATCTATGTGAGTCCTGATGGACTGACGGTAACCGTAacattaaaaaagaaaaaaaaagtcccttcggggacatccgataaaaaaagaaagaaaaaaagacagTTACTGCGAAGCCCCCCCGAGCACGCTTTCTTCCNNNNNNNNNNNNNNNNNNNNNNNNNNNNNNNNNNNNNNNNNNNNNNNNNNNNNNNNNNNNNNNNNNNNNNNNNNNNNNNNNNNNNNNNNNNNNNNNNNNNNNNNNNNNNNNNNNNNNNNNNNNNNNNNNNNNNNNNNNNNNNNNNNNNNNNNNNNNNNNNNNNNNNNNNNNNNNNNNNNNNNNNNNNNNNNNNNNNNNNNNNNNNNNNNNNNNNNNNNNNNNNNNNNNNNNNNNNNNNNNNNNNNNNNNNNNNNNNNNNNNNNNNNNNNNNNNNNNNNNNNNNNNNNNNNNNNNNNNNNNNNNNNNNNNNNNNNNNNNNNNNNNNNNNNNNNNNNNNNNNNNNNNNNNNNNNNNNNNNNNNNNNNNNNNNNNNNNNNNNNNNNNNNNNNNNNNNNNNNNNNNNNNNNNNNNNNNNNNNNNNNNNNNNNNNNNNNNNNNNNNNNNNNNNNNNNNNNNNNNNNNNNNNNNNNNNNNNNNNNNNNNNNNNNNNNNNNNNNNNNNNNNNNNNNNNNNNNNNNNNNNNNNNNNNNNNNNNNNNNNNNNNNNNNNNNNNNNNNNNNNNNNNNNNNNNNNNNNNNNNNNNNNNNNNNNNNNNNNNNNNNNNNNNNNNNNNNNNNNNNNNNNNNNNNNNNNNNNNNNNNNNNNNNNNNNCATCGCACCGACACGCCTCCCACTAAAACCCTAGCCCCTCGGCCCCCATGGCGGCGGCGCAGCAGCCGCACCCGCTGCCGCCCGTGCcggcggagggggcggcgcccctggCCGCGCCGGCGGGGGCGCCGCGGCCGTACGAGCTGGCGgtcgcggcggcggagctccgcccCGTGGACTGCAACCTCGCGGCGCTCTGCGACCACGTGCAGACCGAGGGATTCGGCTCCGGCGCCTTCTCCGATGTCGTCGTCGAGGCCATGGGCGCCACCTACCGCCTCCACCGCCTCATCATCTCCCGCAGCACCTACTTCAGGTCAGCTTCCTTCTCTAATGCAGATGCGGGGACCCCGGGCCAGTTCCCGTGGGAGTTTGCGCTGTTGTCAGACTGAGTATTTAGGATTGTTCCATAGAGTAGAAATATATTTCTATTGGGCTGCGCGGTGGGGATGTTTCGATTCCCTTTGAAGTGGAAATTTCTCGTGCTATGCCCCCTGTTGAAAACGTTTAATAGAATTAATTGAGCGGAATTGCGCGTGTAGGGATCAATTCAGTTGCTGATTGCAGCAAGATAGTGCAGTTTTTTGGTTTTCCCCAAACAAGGAAGTTAGATTTCACCTTTGCGTTTCCAAATGAAACAAGTTAGCCCTCTTTCAAACTCCTTTTATCATACAAAGCTAAATGGAAGCCTGATGCCTAGTTACTGGTCTGTCCCAAAATTAAGACACCCACACATGCTAAGGTTGACATTTGACCAACATTAGACTAATAAAATCAAATGTTGGTTATTTGACACACGCATCACTTCAGATTCATAATCAAAAGCATTTTCGTGTGATATCCCTTCTATGTCACATCACATTTTATTATTCCaatggttggtcaaacttaaatcaTGGGGTGTGTGGGCCCCTCGCATTTGGCACCATAGAAAGTAGTCAACAAAGTCTGATAGAACTCCTCACTGCAAAATACCTTTCAGTGCCTATATCTCCTACTTAAATCTTCGACATAGAAAGGGACCTTCTTATGCAACTAAACCTCTTCATTTTGCTAGATTGTTATCTTTTCTTATGAGTTATGACTGTCAGTCAATTTTGTCCAGATTAATGCTGTGCCAATATCTGAAACTGATAAGCAGGCTCTGTGTAAAAAAACTGCCAGGAATATGTTGCATGGTCCATGGAGAGAAGCTGGAGCACCTACAGTGGTCTTGCATATAGATGATTCTAATATTGATTCAGAGGCAATTGCAATTGCGTTGGCATATCTTTATGGGCAACCCCCCAAGCTTAATGATAACAATGCGTTTCGTGTACTAGCAGCTGCATCATTTCTGGATCTTCAGGTTTCTTCTATTTGATAGATTTCTTATTGTCCTCAGCTATTGTCTTGTACTTACGAATGCACTGTTGCAGGGATTGTGTACAATCTGTACAGATTTTATTATTTCTGAGCTTTGGACATCAAACTTTTTACAATATCAGGTTAGTCCATCAGCTTAACTTTGGGACATGTATATACATGGTGTTCTTTGTCAATGATATTACTTTCCCCTTCTTTATCTATGGCCTTATTTTTCTCTTGTTGTTTTTAGTTGTTTGCGGAAAGCCAAGACTATGGTAGTCATGGAGAGCGTGTCAGAAATGCTTGCTGGGGTTATCTTTGTCAAAGTGCTACACTGGAACTACGAGAGGTAAGGACCAAGGAGCATTCATGGGGATCTTGCTGGTTAAAAAGCTACACTTGTCAAATATTTTGCATAAGTAGGAAAAACTTGGTTACTGCTAACTTTCAGTATGCACTTTATCAATAAGTATTTATATAATAAAAACAATCCAAGACAAACCGAATGTTTTTTTTGCATACAAGTCAATTTATGTATTTTGCACAGATTAGTGGTCAAAGGTATTGAAAGCTGACTGCATGAACCCTAGGTTGACCTGCATTTCTGACTGAGGAAGTTGTTTATTGTGACTTTAATTTTGGTACTAGTGTTATTGGATCTGTGTTAGATATTCTCCATAAAGCTCAGCTGCTTCACAGTTTGGAGCTTATTATCCATGCTTACAGTTTCAGCAATGTTTGCTTGTGCATTCACAGTGTTAATTTTTTTAATGTAAATACTATAAGACTATGTTCTAGTGAATAGAAATTAAGCCTATCTCACTGGTTTGGTAGTGAATGTTCAATCTGACCCCCCTATATTGTCGTGGCTTTCCTTACCATTTTCCTTCGCCAAAGAAAGAATACAGATTGCAGTACAAATGCAGCTGTGGTATGCCAGAAATGCATATAAAGCTTTTGAATTTTGAACCGTTTGATTTTATTTAGCTTTTACTTTGATGTGAATGCGACATGAATGCTTAATTATTACACATAGGGTTGGACCTGGGTGAATTTCAATCTTGAATATCTCATACATGTTACATTGCCTTTTGAGCTTAGAGTTTCCATGCTGTTTTCGTACATAATATTGATTACtgattttcaattttttttttctgGAAGGTGCTTCCAAAACTTTCTTCACAAactttgcatgctctccttacgtCTGACGAACTGTGGGTACCTAATGAGGAGAAACGGTATGTATGCGTTGTCTACTTATGGTATTAGAATTTGAAGCCCAATTATGATAACTGGTTGTCTTGCAATTTGAAGGTTTGAACTAGCATTATTTGCACTACTGGCAAAGGTCACTGTTTCTGATGTAGAAGTTGGTGGAAACGAAAATTTGGACCTTATGGCAAGCTCATCAACTGTTGATTGTTCCATGGGAAAGGGAAAGAATCTGATGAATGAAACTGTTGAGAAGCAGCTAATGGAATCTGAACTACAGAAGTTGAAGTTGCATGATAACATGCAGAGTAAAGCTGCCAATAACATTATTGATGTTCCAAATGTTGTAATTCCGCAGGATAACACACCACACTCCATTCCACAAGTAAGAAGATCGTGTTGGCTTGTTTTCAGTATGCTATGAGCTCCCCTTCTTTCATTAAACAAACCACTTCACCAGAAACATGATAATCGCACTAAGATTGTACTGTTTGTTCTGATCATTCAGAATGCTGAAGCTTCCAAGAGGATGGAGAATGATATTTCTACAGGAGGACCATCTGCAGAAAGCACCTCTTATCAATTTAACGAAAATATGTGGCTTTCTAGTGAGCAGACAAAGAATTActtctcaagaacttcttcaagtaATGGATTAGTTCCATGTGAGTGGGGAAGACCCACTGCACCTCTTTGGGGTGGTAGGGTTGTTGGTCGACGGCAGGTTAGATGCAGCAGGGGAAGTTCTTTGTCTGCTGATGAATATAAtactttcatgaatatatttgaaagGGGTTCTCTTCTCTATTGCAATATGTCATTTGATGCACTGTTAAGTGTTcgaaagcaacttgaagaatttgAATTTCCTTGCAAAGCTGTAAACGATGGTCTTTGGCTCCAGGTTAGTCTATTCCCCACTCTAAATGCTTTGTTCCCTCTAAGACCATTTCTGAAACTTTGCTGATTTGTTAATGCAGATGCTCCTGTGCCACAGAGTGCAAGCAATAGTTGCTGATACTTGCAGAAACTGTTGCCTTACAAGTAATTCTTGTGCTTGTAAACAAGCATATGTTGGTACACACAGCCACTACAGGCAGGAGCATGATAGGACAAGTGCTTCAGGAACTGCAGGTAGCATCTACCTTGCAGATGCCCAAGGCGAGGGGAATGGTATGTTTAGTCCTGTGCGTGTTAACGTAAGAGGAGCAGTTGATGGACTTGCTGGCATTGGGAGAGGAAACTCAAATGTGCCTGGCGCTGCTTGGGCTCCTACGCGTTATGTCTTCTCTCGTGTTCCCTATGGGCTTGGTTCAAGGAATGGTCAACAATCATTTGCGAATGATGAATCAGAACCTAGAGTTGACCACAATGGAGATATTCCAGGAGATGGTCTGACTGCATTGGTCAATCTTAGCCAAGAAAGCAATGCTTCTCATCATCAGGCAGAAAGTATATTTGAGGCAGGCATGCAAACTAGATATTCTGGTGCTGCTACTGTTTCTACACCAGGTGGTTCTTCTCTCCAGATGCAAGAGTCAAAAGAGCACGAACTTGGGTCCAGTTGGGAAAGTGCAGATAATACAGCTATATCCTTggacatgagaacaccgcttagtcaTTTCCCTCCTTTCCGCTTTGGGTAAGATCCCTATTTATCCTGCCTTTGCTCTTACAACATACACCACCTCTTTGGACATAGTTCCTGAAAAAAATAACCCGACTTGTTCTGTATGGTTTACTTGATTGCCAAATCATCTTTTTCAAGCTAGTTTCTTATTAGTCTAGCCAACCAAGACATGCTCAAAACTTCTGATGTCAATTTCATTATTCCGTACAGATCTCGTTAACTTAGAACTTGGCGTGCACACTAATATCATGTTTGTATTAAGCTCTGATCAGTGATCACTCTATACCTAAACACAGGGTTGAATTTGAAGATGTGCATAGGCTTGCAGATGGTCAAGTGAAACACTCAGCTGAAGTATTTTACGCTGGCTCGCTATGGAAGGTTTATTACTTTCTGGTCTTCTACCTATCCATGCTTCTGACAGCCTAAATCaagtttgataataaacatggtCGTTTGCAGGTAAGTGTCCAGGCATTCAATGATGAGGATCCTCATGGGCGGCGCACCCTTGGTAACATATTTTGTGATTCTGTAATGTTTGCCAGTCACCTTTGTTGTTTGCCGAAAAGCATGTTAGCATTTTACAAATCGACAATGCAGGGCTTTTTCTCCACAGACGCAAAGCTGAATTGTTAGACCCCTTGAGGAAGGTGAGTAACTTAACGGGTTGATTCATTTATCGCAAGATAACAAGGTCACTGATGCGCTTTTTTCTCAGGCTCACATGTATATAGACCCCCGGGAAAAGGTCACTGCTCGGTATCAGGTATCTACCTCGATATGTTTCCAGTTTTTCCACTGATACTGTCTATGGTGTAATTTGCCCTGTGTCTTGTTGCCGCTAGCTCATCTGTCCATCGAAGAGAGAGGTGATGATATTCGGAAGCCTGAAGCAGGCCGGCACTCTCCTGCCCAAGGCTCCAAAAGGGTGGGGTTGGCGCACGGCCATACTGTTCGATGAACTTGCTGATCTTCTCCAGGGTGGAGCCCTGAGAATCGCCGCAGTAGTCCAGCTTGTGTAAACCGAAAATCGCCCCCTCGTGCATCAAGAAACAAACGCTGGTACTATATATAGTAGCGTGGATCTATGCAAAATAGGTGAGACGATAGTACGTAAATAATGCCTCCAAGGTTGGTGGTGTAACTATCACCGTAATGTAATGtattacctccgtcccaaaattcttgtcttacatttgtttagaacaCTAAAACatgattagatacatccgtatttaggcaaatcgaagacaagaattttggaacggagggagtatgtagttTTTCCTGCATGACTTGTATTCCGTGAATGAGGTACGTACTGTGCCTTGAAGCAGTGTAATAAGAGTTCTGTAGCATAGTTCCCCGCAAAAGAATTGTACTAATTCAAAGTAGTTCCTCCTTTTCTGTTGTCTTGCTGCTGGCAGGTTGTTTGGTTCGAGTGAACTGCTATGCCATGTAGAAAGAATGTTTCTTGAGGAGTTATTCACTATCGGATGACGGATGTTTGCAGGTCAAAACTACATTCGAGAAATAGCAATCTTGTTCTAAAATGAAGCTTGCTGGATGTAGGCTTCATCTTCTCTTTTTTGTAGTTCCATATTTTCCTCTGCATCCTGTTTCTGGAGCGTTTGCTTTCTGGTAAAATTGGGTGGGGATCCCAACTCCCAAATGCCTTATTGAagtaaaaccacgatgagtaatttggaacggagggagtataattcacGATGATCTCGCATCTACCTGTTCACGATCGTATCGTCCATGGATGGGCTTGTTTGTTTCTTAGCCAGTCACCCTTCCATTTTACACTTTAGTTTGTTTTAGCCTACTGAGCAGCAAAGAAAAAGTTTCAGTCCCCTGGCCAACAGAGGGCCCCTACGTTTACACTGCCTCGCACTCTTCAGACCTTGATGGAACTTTCAGCCAGTTTTTTGCATTCAGAGACCTCAGTAAAGCTTCATGGAAGAAATACGTAACGTCATGGAATAAATTCTCAGCAGTTGCATGCCGACTATCTTCCCAACCATGAGACACTATTGCTATATAATGTTTTCACACGCGTACCGCACGTACCATGTCAGTATCCCATGCATGCTTTTCACATGCATGGCATGGGATTGAGCACTCTTCGTTCAGATTATCATGATACCAGTATGATGATTGACCAAAATGTTAAGATTAATTAACACATGCTTTCTGCAATCGTTGCGTCGGTTCGAACGGAACAGACGCCCCCTTGTAATGCCTGTTCCAGTGCTATATATAACACTTCATCTAATGCAAAGAGGATAGTTCGATCTCAAACACGTTATCAGCACAAACAACACGAACAAAAATACGAAAGGGCCCTTTGAGAAGATATAACTGCTCTTGTGCCACGTAGCTCAAACTCTCTCAAAAAAACAGGACAGTTGATCCTCAAAAANNNNNNNNNNNNNNNNNNNNNNNNNNNNNNNNNNNNNNNNNNNNNNNNNNNNNNNNNNNNNNNNNNNNNNNNNNNNNNNNNNNNNNNNNNNNNNNNNNNNNNNNNNNNNNNNNNNNNNNNNNNNNNNNNNNNNNNNNNNNNNNNNNNNNNNNNNNNNNNNNNNNNNNNNNNNNNNNNNNNNNNNNNNNNNNNNNNNNNNNNNNNNNNNNNNNNNNNNNNNNNNNNNNNNNNNNNNNNNNNNNNNNNNNNNNNNNNNNNNNNNNNNNNNNNNNNNNNNNNNNNNNNNAAAGCATATTGATGGTTACGCCACTGTGTCAGTTAAggtctcctttggtttgtaggaatcccATATGATAGGATTAGTATCTTCCTATCCTTCACATTTTAtagaaaaataaacattagcctagactcaatgaaaaaaaatcCTATGTTGTGAACCATCTTCTTTTCTATTCCTATTCATAGGATTTCATATATATGTCATCTCATTTTCTATGGTTTTCTTATTCCTATGAGTTTTATAGTCTATAAACCAAAGGAAGGAGGCCTAAGCCATTAAAGAATGCATGCTAATGCTATGTATGTGCTCCTGCAAAATCTCCTCCGACCGTGCTTGATAGTACGTCGTGTTGACGGTCCTCCATACTGATACTGTGGCGAATGGAGGCACCCTAATCATCTGATTGAAAGGAACTCATGAATGTACTGCATGCGAAAATTCTCTCCAAAAATAAGAATTTTCCTGGCTTGAAAATGAAGAAACAAGGAAAAATGACCAGTTTTTTATTTGAATGGAAATGCTTAAGTTCACGTGCTATTATATCACGCAATGCGTCCATGATTTTCTCAGAATGTTTTAGAATGTTTTAGGTGTCTATGAGCACTCCTCCCCCAATATTAAATCGATAAAATATACTGCAAGCTCTTTCCTCCTCCACAAGAAAAGCTCCTTCCCCTCCCGCCGCCGTCCGCCCCATTTCCAATGACCTTTGAACCATGGAGGTGCAGAGGTACCCCCCCCCTCTCCCACTGGCGGGAGGGATCCCGTTCTCGTTCTTGTTAGATTCAACGTCTTGATTGGGGATGTGTGGTGGCGGCGATGTCCCTTAGTAGGAATAATGTTTTCCCCGTTCTATCCCCATCC contains:
- the LOC119278325 gene encoding uncharacterized protein LOC119278325, translated to MAAAQQPHPLPPVPAEGAAPLAAPAGAPRPYELAVAAAELRPVDCNLAALCDHVQTEGFGSGAFSDVVVEAMGATYRLHRLIISRSTYFRNMLHGPWREAGAPTVVLHIDDSNIDSEAIAIALAYLYGQPPKLNDNNAFRVLAAASFLDLQGLCTICTDFIISELWTSNFLQYQLFAESQDYGSHGERVRNACWGYLCQSATLELREVLPKLSSQTLHALLTSDELWVPNEEKRFELALFALLAKVTVSDVEVGGNENLDLMASSSTVDCSMGKGKNLMNETVEKQLMESELQKLKLHDNMQSKAANNIIDVPNVVIPQDNTPHSIPQNAEASKRMENDISTGGPSAESTSYQFNENMWLSSEQTKNYFSRTSSSNGLVPCEWGRPTAPLWGGRVVGRRQVRCSRGSSLSADEYNTFMNIFERGSLLYCNMSFDALLSVRKQLEEFEFPCKAVNDGLWLQMLLCHRVQAIVADTCRNCCLTSNSCACKQAYVGTHSHYRQEHDRTSASGTAGSIYLADAQGEGNGMFSPVRVNVRGAVDGLAGIGRGNSNVPGAAWAPTRYVFSRVPYGLGSRNGQQSFANDESEPRVDHNGDIPGDGLTALVNLSQESNASHHQAESIFEAGMQTRYSGAATVSTPGGSSLQMQESKEHELGSSWESADNTAISLDMRTPLSHFPPFRFGVEFEDVHRLADGQVKHSAEVFYAGSLWKVSVQAFNDEDPHGRRTLGLFLHRRKAELLDPLRKAHMYIDPREKVTARYQLICPSKREVMIFGSLKQAGTLLPKAPKGWGWRTAILFDELADLLQGGALRIAAVVQLV